One genomic window of Marinicella rhabdoformis includes the following:
- the nuoF gene encoding NADH-quinone oxidoreductase subunit NuoF, with amino-acid sequence MTQITHVSLNPDKDPSLKNYLEKGGYSAWKKILAEKTDQNEIIDTVKASALRGRGGAGFPTGLKWSFMPKDAPGQKYVLCNSDESEPGTCHDRDILRYNPHAVIEGMAIGGYAMGATIGYNYLRGEFHHEPFENFEAALKEAYEAGLLGKNIADSGVDFDLYAVHGAGAYICGEETALMESLEGKKGQPRFKPPFPANFGIYGKPTTINNTESFSSVPAIMRNGAEWFLELGKPNNGGVKIFSVSGHVNKPGNYEIPLGTPFADLLEMAGGVLDGRKLKAVIPGGSSMKVLPAEVMMGLTMDFDAIGAAGSGLGSGAVVVMAEDTCMVEVCWRLSRFYYMESCGQCTPCREGTGWMYRVLSRILDGKAEQKDIEMLRQAAGQIEGHTICAFGEAAAWPVQGILKYYWDEFEYFVENKKSMNKRLTA; translated from the coding sequence ATGACTCAAATAACACATGTCAGCTTGAACCCTGATAAAGACCCCAGTTTAAAAAATTATTTAGAAAAAGGTGGTTATTCAGCCTGGAAAAAAATTCTGGCTGAAAAAACTGACCAGAATGAAATCATAGACACCGTTAAAGCTTCGGCTCTGCGTGGTCGTGGCGGCGCAGGCTTTCCTACCGGCTTAAAATGGAGCTTCATGCCCAAAGATGCCCCCGGTCAAAAATACGTCTTGTGTAACTCTGATGAATCAGAGCCTGGGACATGTCATGACCGCGACATTCTAAGGTATAACCCGCATGCAGTGATTGAAGGCATGGCCATTGGTGGCTACGCGATGGGCGCAACCATCGGTTATAATTACCTGCGTGGTGAGTTTCATCATGAACCCTTTGAAAACTTTGAAGCGGCTTTGAAAGAAGCCTATGAAGCAGGCTTGTTAGGTAAAAATATCGCTGATTCGGGTGTTGATTTTGACCTTTATGCCGTTCATGGCGCGGGTGCATACATCTGTGGTGAAGAAACAGCTTTGATGGAATCTTTAGAAGGTAAAAAAGGCCAACCTCGTTTCAAACCACCTTTCCCTGCCAACTTCGGTATTTATGGGAAGCCAACTACGATTAACAACACCGAGTCTTTTTCTTCAGTACCTGCCATCATGCGGAATGGTGCAGAATGGTTCCTGGAGTTAGGTAAGCCTAACAACGGTGGCGTTAAAATCTTTTCTGTTTCTGGGCATGTCAACAAGCCCGGCAACTATGAAATTCCTTTGGGTACACCCTTTGCTGATTTATTAGAAATGGCAGGTGGCGTATTAGACGGTAGAAAATTAAAAGCAGTGATTCCAGGTGGCTCATCAATGAAAGTGCTTCCTGCTGAAGTCATGATGGGCTTGACCATGGATTTTGATGCCATTGGCGCTGCAGGTTCTGGTTTAGGTTCTGGTGCTGTGGTTGTGATGGCTGAAGACACTTGTATGGTTGAAGTATGCTGGCGTTTGTCACGCTTTTATTACATGGAATCATGCGGCCAATGTACACCTTGTCGTGAAGGGACAGGCTGGATGTACCGTGTTTTGTCACGCATCTTAGACGGTAAAGCAGAGCAAAAAGACATAGAAATGCTCAGACAAGCTGCAGGTCAAATTGAAGGACACACCATTTGTGCCTTTGGTGAAGCCGCTGCTTGGCCAGTTCAAGGTATCTTGAAATACTACTGGGATGAGTTTGAATACTTTGTTGAAAATAAAAAATCAATGAATAAGAGGCTGACAGCATGA
- the nuoE gene encoding NADH-quinone oxidoreductase subunit NuoE, translated as MYQVNPQNQDKTLAMTLLTDETRSHMDYWLAKYPNDQRRSAVIGSLHAAQDQNKGWLSKEIMQAVAQYLEIPASWVFEAASFYSMFFTEPAGEHKVAICTNISCMLRGANEVVNYAEQKLGIKLGETTADGKITLVKEEECVAGCVGAPLMIVNGHYHENLTNEKIDQILGGLEA; from the coding sequence ATGTATCAAGTCAATCCACAAAATCAGGATAAAACGTTGGCCATGACCTTGCTGACTGATGAAACACGCAGTCACATGGATTATTGGTTAGCCAAATACCCGAACGATCAAAGAAGATCAGCTGTTATAGGTTCATTGCACGCTGCGCAGGACCAAAACAAAGGGTGGTTAAGTAAAGAAATCATGCAAGCAGTGGCTCAATACCTTGAGATACCTGCTTCATGGGTTTTTGAAGCCGCCAGTTTTTACTCTATGTTTTTCACGGAGCCAGCAGGCGAGCACAAAGTGGCCATTTGTACCAACATCTCATGTATGTTGCGTGGTGCCAACGAAGTGGTTAATTATGCTGAACAAAAATTAGGTATTAAATTAGGTGAAACAACAGCCGACGGTAAAATCACACTGGTCAAAGAAGAAGAATGTGTAGCCGGCTGTGTTGGCGCGCCTTTGATGATTGTTAACGGCCATTACCATGAAAATTTGACCAATGAAAAGATTGATCAGATATTGGGAGGTTTAGAAGCATGA
- a CDS encoding NADH-quinone oxidoreductase subunit D — protein sequence MSEIKNYTMNFGPQHPAAHGVLRLILELDGELVEHADPHVGLLHRATEKLAESKPYNQSIGYMDRLDYVSMMCNEHAYVRSIEQLLGIEAPIRAQYIRTLFDEITRLRNHLMWIGTHGLDLGAMALFLYAFREREMLLDMYEAVSGARLHATYYRPGGVYRDLPDSMPKHAESKWTKGKDLKKANEWREGSMLDFIEAFADDFDSKIDEYRTLLQDNRIWKQRTVGIAVVSPEQAKAWGFTGPMLRGSGIEWDLRKKQTYAAYDKVDFDIPVGMNGDCYDRYLVRMEEMVQSNRIIKQCVKWLKANPGPVMADDYKVAPPNREMMKEDMESMIHHFKLFTEGYTVPAGEVYSAVEAPKGEFGIYMVSDDSNKPFRMKVRAPGFAHLSAMNDMVKGHMLADVVAVIGTMDIVFGEIDR from the coding sequence ATGTCAGAAATTAAGAATTACACCATGAATTTTGGGCCGCAGCATCCTGCGGCGCATGGTGTGTTGCGTTTGATTTTGGAATTAGACGGTGAGTTGGTTGAACATGCGGACCCACATGTGGGGTTGTTGCATCGTGCAACAGAAAAGCTAGCAGAATCTAAACCATATAACCAGTCTATTGGTTACATGGACCGTTTAGATTATGTGTCTATGATGTGTAATGAACATGCCTATGTTCGCAGTATTGAACAATTATTAGGTATTGAAGCGCCCATCCGTGCCCAATACATCAGAACATTGTTTGATGAAATCACGCGTTTAAGAAACCATTTGATGTGGATTGGAACCCATGGTTTGGATCTGGGTGCAATGGCTTTGTTCTTGTACGCTTTCCGTGAACGTGAAATGTTGTTGGATATGTATGAAGCCGTATCGGGCGCACGTTTACATGCCACTTATTATCGTCCCGGCGGTGTATACCGTGATTTACCTGATTCAATGCCTAAGCATGCTGAAAGTAAATGGACCAAAGGTAAAGACCTTAAAAAGGCCAATGAATGGCGTGAAGGTTCTATGTTGGATTTCATTGAAGCTTTTGCTGATGATTTTGACAGTAAAATTGATGAATACCGCACCTTGTTGCAAGACAACAGAATTTGGAAACAACGTACTGTAGGTATTGCAGTGGTTTCTCCTGAGCAGGCCAAGGCTTGGGGATTCACGGGCCCCATGTTACGTGGGTCTGGTATCGAATGGGATTTGCGTAAGAAACAAACTTATGCAGCTTATGACAAAGTAGATTTTGATATTCCTGTGGGAATGAATGGTGATTGTTATGATCGTTATTTGGTTCGTATGGAAGAGATGGTTCAATCTAATCGCATCATCAAACAATGTGTTAAATGGTTGAAGGCCAACCCAGGCCCTGTTATGGCGGACGACTACAAGGTCGCACCACCTAACAGAGAGATGATGAAAGAAGACATGGAATCAATGATTCACCATTTTAAACTGTTCACTGAAGGTTATACCGTACCAGCGGGTGAGGTATATAGCGCTGTTGAAGCACCTAAAGGTGAATTTGGTATTTATATGGTGTCAGATGATTCAAACAAACCGTTCCGCATGAAGGTGAGGGCGCCAGGATTTGCGCATTTGTCAGCGATGAACGATATGGTTAAAGGTCACATGTTAGCGGATGTTGTGGCAGTTATTGGAACTATGGATATTGTATTTGGGGAGATCGACAGGTAA
- a CDS encoding NADH-quinone oxidoreductase subunit C codes for MSNYRYELSKLLAEVFSDIDIKLTESRLGVEMLIPVDSWVDVAKTLRDDKNLYFEQLIDLCGVDYLTYGEAEWQTDGVSSTGFSRGIKSKGPGRFSWDERREESMPNRFAVVAQLLSMKHNHRLTLKCFAPDEGMLAVNSLIDVWPGVNWFEREAFDLFGIVFKGHPDLRRILTDYGFIGHPFRKDFPLVGNVEVKYDEEQKRVVYQPVSIEPRVLVPKTIRRDSRYVDTMNDQEAS; via the coding sequence ATGAGTAACTACAGATATGAATTAAGCAAGCTTTTGGCTGAAGTATTCAGTGACATTGATATTAAACTCACTGAAAGTCGTTTGGGTGTTGAAATGTTGATTCCAGTGGATTCTTGGGTTGATGTGGCCAAAACGCTGCGTGATGACAAAAACTTATACTTTGAGCAATTGATTGACCTTTGTGGCGTTGACTACTTAACGTATGGTGAAGCTGAATGGCAAACTGACGGCGTATCATCTACCGGCTTTTCTCGTGGTATCAAATCCAAAGGTCCAGGACGTTTTTCATGGGATGAAAGACGTGAAGAGTCGATGCCCAACCGTTTTGCGGTGGTGGCTCAACTTTTATCAATGAAACACAATCACAGATTGACGTTGAAATGTTTTGCACCTGATGAAGGGATGTTGGCTGTTAATTCTTTGATCGATGTTTGGCCTGGTGTGAATTGGTTTGAGCGTGAAGCTTTTGACTTGTTCGGCATTGTTTTTAAAGGGCATCCAGATTTACGTCGAATTTTGACTGATTACGGTTTCATTGGACATCCATTCCGTAAAGACTTCCCATTAGTCGGGAATGTTGAAGTTAAGTATGATGAAGAACAAAAACGTGTGGTATACCAACCTGTATCTATCGAACCTCGTGTGTTGGTGCCTAAAACCATACGCAGAGATTCAAGGTATGTTGACACCATGAATGACCAGGAGGCTTCATAA
- a CDS encoding NuoB/complex I 20 kDa subunit family protein has translation MGVVDNIIEPIVDHGLQDKGFATAKLDDLLHWARTGSLWPMTFGLACCAVEMMHAGAARYDLDRFGVIFRPSPRQSDVMIVAGTLVNKMAPALRKVYDQMPEPKYVISMGSCANGGGYYHYSYAVVRGCDRVVPVDIYVPGCPPTSEALIYGILQLQKKIKRTNTIARTS, from the coding sequence ATGGGAGTAGTTGATAACATCATCGAACCAATTGTTGACCATGGTTTGCAAGACAAAGGTTTTGCAACGGCCAAGTTAGATGATTTGTTACATTGGGCCCGAACGGGTTCTTTGTGGCCTATGACGTTTGGTTTGGCTTGTTGTGCTGTTGAAATGATGCACGCAGGTGCAGCTCGTTACGATTTGGATAGGTTTGGTGTCATATTTAGACCCTCTCCAAGGCAATCGGATGTGATGATTGTCGCAGGTACTTTGGTCAACAAAATGGCGCCTGCATTGCGTAAAGTATATGACCAAATGCCTGAACCTAAATATGTAATTTCAATGGGCTCTTGTGCCAATGGCGGTGGTTACTACCATTATTCATATGCTGTTGTTCGCGGCTGTGATCGTGTGGTTCCAGTTGATATTTATGTGCCTGGTTGTCCGCCGACCTCTGAAGCTTTGATTTATGGTATTTTACAGTTGCAGAAAAAAATCAAACGCACCAACACCATTGCAAGAACATCATGA
- a CDS encoding NADH-quinone oxidoreductase subunit A — MIADYFPILLFLGVSIGLGVVLLSLGYLFGSNRPSDEKASAYECGFEAFDDAHMKFDVRFYLVAILFIIFDLEIAFLFPWSVVLDELGGFGLISMFLFLFLLVIGFIYEWKKGALEWE, encoded by the coding sequence ATGATAGCTGACTATTTTCCAATCTTGTTGTTCTTAGGCGTATCCATCGGTCTCGGTGTGGTGTTGCTTTCTTTGGGCTATTTGTTTGGCTCTAATCGTCCTTCTGACGAAAAAGCATCTGCTTACGAATGTGGTTTTGAAGCCTTTGATGATGCACACATGAAATTTGACGTGCGTTTTTATTTGGTCGCCATTTTATTCATTATCTTTGATTTAGAAATCGCCTTTTTGTTCCCCTGGTCTGTGGTATTAGACGAGTTAGGTGGCTTTGGTTTGATTTCTATGTTTCTGTTTTTATTTTTACTGGTCATAGGCTTTATCTATGAGTGGAAAAAAGGAGCGTTGGAATGGGAGTAG
- the secG gene encoding preprotein translocase subunit SecG has protein sequence MTINFLNIIQVLVGIALIGFILIQRGPGATAGSAFGGGASGTVFGAKGSGSFLTKATAILATAFFIVTMLIAIDSRNMMGATGEATEQDLGVMGSIDNQDKPAVVIPGDDVDGNAEADQVIDDAIKQADDNLTQVKEEAANAVDNVVESTEAAVEEIKEDAEDVVSDEDGDQ, from the coding sequence ATGACAATTAATTTTTTAAATATCATTCAAGTGTTGGTAGGAATCGCCTTGATTGGTTTTATTTTGATCCAACGTGGTCCGGGTGCTACAGCAGGTTCAGCTTTTGGCGGCGGTGCATCAGGCACAGTTTTTGGTGCCAAGGGATCAGGTTCATTTTTGACCAAAGCGACAGCAATTTTAGCCACTGCCTTTTTTATTGTAACGATGTTGATTGCCATTGATTCAAGAAACATGATGGGTGCTACAGGCGAAGCCACTGAACAAGATTTGGGTGTCATGGGCAGTATTGACAACCAAGACAAACCAGCTGTTGTTATTCCTGGCGACGATGTTGACGGAAATGCTGAGGCTGATCAGGTGATTGACGATGCCATCAAACAAGCTGATGACAACTTGACTCAAGTCAAAGAAGAAGCTGCTAATGCAGTTGATAATGTGGTTGAATCTACAGAGGCTGCAGTTGAAGAAATTAAAGAAGATGCTGAAGATGTCGTTTCAGATGAAGATGGCGATCAGTAA
- the tpiA gene encoding triose-phosphate isomerase, producing MRKLLVAGNWKMNGSVDEAKALSAGLLAEISDGASYDVAVFPPFVHIPAVAAQLQNSDLIWGGQNLSAQAKGAFTSEISASMLAELGCQMVLVGHSECREYGHESNQLVAEKFKQALSVGLTPILCVGETIAQREAEQTESVVWQQIQAVIELVGMESLGQGVIAYEPVWAIGTGLTATAEQAQQVHQFIRSHLSENDDIIARRMRLLYGGSCNGSNANALFSMPDVDGGLIGGASLTVEDFMAICQQADALSNGE from the coding sequence ATGCGTAAGCTGTTGGTCGCTGGCAATTGGAAAATGAACGGCTCTGTCGATGAAGCAAAGGCTTTGTCGGCAGGCTTGTTGGCTGAAATTAGTGATGGTGCATCATATGATGTGGCAGTTTTTCCACCATTTGTCCATATTCCTGCTGTGGCGGCACAGCTACAAAATAGCGATTTGATTTGGGGCGGCCAAAACCTTTCGGCTCAAGCCAAAGGTGCATTCACCAGTGAAATCAGTGCAAGCATGCTTGCTGAGCTCGGTTGTCAAATGGTTTTAGTGGGTCATTCTGAATGTCGTGAATACGGTCATGAAAGCAATCAGTTGGTGGCAGAAAAATTCAAACAAGCGTTGTCTGTGGGGTTGACGCCCATTTTGTGTGTTGGAGAAACTATAGCACAACGCGAGGCAGAGCAAACAGAATCAGTAGTTTGGCAACAAATACAAGCTGTTATTGAGTTGGTTGGCATGGAATCTTTGGGTCAAGGTGTGATTGCATATGAGCCCGTGTGGGCAATTGGCACGGGATTAACGGCCACGGCTGAACAAGCTCAGCAAGTTCATCAATTTATACGTTCTCATTTATCCGAGAATGATGATATAATTGCGCGCCGCATGCGCCTGCTCTATGGCGGCAGTTGTAATGGCAGCAATGCGAACGCACTTTTTTCAATGCCAGATGTTGATGGTGGCTTGATTGGTGGTGCATCATTGACGGTAGAAGATTTTATGGCAATTTGTCAGCAAGCTGACGCATTGTCAAACGGAGAATAA
- the gyrA gene encoding DNA gyrase subunit A: protein MAENSTDIVKINIEDEMQKSYLDYSMSVIVGRALPDVRDGLKPVHRRVLFAMNELNVSWNKPHKKSARVVGDVIGKYHPHGDTAVYDTIVRMAQPFSMRYMLVDGQGNFGSVDGDSPAAMRYTEVRMAKISHEMMADLDKDTVDFVPNYDETDTEPEVMPTRVPALLVNGSSGIAVGMATNIPPHNLTEVINATIEMIRNPGATLDDLMVYLPGPDFPTAAFINGAEGIRDAYDTGRGKVYMRARSEIETDDASGKQTIVVTELPYQVNKARLIEKVAELVKLKKIDGISALRDESDKDGMRIVFELRRGEVAEVMLNQLFKLTQLQTVFGINMVALINGQPKTLGLMEILNEFIKHRREVVVRRTIFELRKARDRAHILEGLAVALANIEEVIELIKTSKNPAEAKERLLNKKWDSTLIKSMLDDDADLCRPEDLADEFGFFEAGYQLSPVQAKAILDLQLHRLTGLEQSKITDEFQEIIVKIKEFLEILMNPDRLMEVVREELEEIKEKYGDERRTVIMDRQLHLTMEDLIIEEDVVVTLSHEGYAKMQQLDVYRAQTRGGKGKSATSMKNEDFIERLWIANTHDTLLCFSNKGQVYWLKVYELPMASRTARGKPLVNLLPLDKGEMITAILPVRDYDEDKYVFFATAKGVVKKTPLSNFSRPRANGIIGLGLLEDDHLVNVELTTGDQDVFLFTSAGKSIRFHESDVRSMGRTARGVRGITMKGDAKVVSMFIAEEGNVLVCTENGYGKQTKLEEFSRIKRSGQGVIAIQTSDRNGPVVGACQVLEDDQIMLISNGGTLVRTAVNGISIVGRNTQGVTLIRLADKESLVSVAKVVLLEGEEGELGDDGSAVNADGVDATAVSESDSDGADSGDADA, encoded by the coding sequence ATGGCTGAGAATTCAACCGATATTGTTAAGATAAATATCGAAGATGAGATGCAAAAATCATACCTCGATTATTCGATGAGTGTGATTGTTGGTAGGGCGTTACCGGACGTCAGGGATGGTTTAAAACCAGTACATAGGCGTGTGTTGTTCGCCATGAATGAGTTGAATGTGAGTTGGAATAAACCTCACAAGAAATCTGCTCGTGTGGTCGGTGATGTGATTGGTAAATACCATCCGCATGGTGATACTGCCGTGTATGACACCATCGTTCGTATGGCACAACCATTCTCAATGCGATACATGCTGGTTGATGGACAGGGTAACTTTGGTTCTGTTGATGGTGATTCACCTGCTGCAATGAGATACACCGAAGTCAGGATGGCCAAAATTTCTCATGAAATGATGGCTGACTTGGATAAGGATACCGTCGATTTTGTTCCTAACTATGATGAGACTGATACTGAACCTGAGGTGATGCCCACCCGTGTTCCGGCTTTATTGGTAAATGGCTCTTCTGGTATTGCGGTGGGTATGGCAACCAATATCCCGCCTCATAATTTAACTGAGGTCATTAATGCCACCATAGAAATGATCAGGAACCCTGGGGCCACATTAGATGATTTGATGGTGTATTTACCAGGCCCAGATTTCCCAACAGCAGCTTTTATTAATGGTGCAGAAGGTATCCGTGATGCTTATGACACAGGTCGCGGTAAAGTGTACATGCGAGCACGTTCTGAAATTGAAACAGACGACGCTTCTGGAAAACAAACCATTGTTGTAACTGAATTGCCTTACCAGGTTAACAAGGCGCGCTTGATTGAGAAAGTGGCTGAGTTGGTTAAATTAAAGAAAATTGATGGTATTTCTGCTTTGCGTGACGAATCTGACAAAGACGGTATGCGCATCGTGTTTGAGTTGCGTCGTGGTGAAGTGGCGGAAGTGATGTTGAATCAATTGTTTAAATTGACTCAATTACAAACTGTTTTCGGTATCAACATGGTGGCCTTAATTAATGGCCAACCCAAAACATTGGGTTTGATGGAAATATTAAATGAATTCATCAAACACCGCAGAGAAGTTGTTGTTCGTCGTACCATCTTTGAATTGCGCAAGGCGCGTGATCGTGCACACATCTTAGAAGGTCTGGCTGTTGCATTGGCAAACATTGAAGAAGTGATTGAGTTAATCAAAACTTCTAAGAATCCAGCTGAAGCCAAAGAACGCTTGTTGAACAAAAAGTGGGATTCGACCTTAATCAAGTCAATGCTAGATGATGACGCGGATTTGTGTCGTCCTGAAGACCTGGCTGATGAGTTTGGCTTCTTCGAAGCGGGTTATCAATTGTCTCCAGTTCAAGCCAAAGCCATTTTGGATTTACAGCTACATCGCTTAACAGGCTTAGAACAAAGCAAGATCACCGATGAGTTCCAAGAAATCATCGTTAAGATCAAAGAGTTTTTAGAAATTCTGATGAACCCAGACCGCTTGATGGAAGTGGTTCGTGAAGAGTTGGAAGAAATCAAAGAAAAATACGGTGATGAAAGGCGCACTGTTATTATGGACAGGCAGCTGCACTTGACCATGGAAGACCTCATCATTGAAGAAGATGTGGTGGTCACCTTATCGCATGAAGGCTATGCCAAAATGCAGCAGTTAGATGTGTACCGTGCACAAACGCGTGGCGGCAAAGGCAAGTCAGCCACTTCTATGAAGAATGAAGACTTTATTGAGCGCTTGTGGATTGCCAACACACATGACACCTTATTGTGTTTCTCAAACAAAGGTCAGGTTTACTGGCTCAAAGTTTATGAGTTACCTATGGCGTCACGCACAGCGCGCGGTAAACCGTTGGTTAACTTATTGCCGCTTGATAAAGGTGAGATGATCACAGCGATATTGCCGGTTCGTGACTACGATGAAGATAAATATGTATTCTTTGCCACTGCCAAAGGTGTGGTTAAGAAAACACCATTATCAAACTTCTCAAGGCCACGTGCCAATGGCATCATTGGTTTGGGCTTGTTAGAAGATGATCACTTGGTTAATGTTGAATTAACTACAGGAGACCAAGATGTCTTCTTGTTTACATCAGCAGGTAAGTCCATCAGATTCCATGAGTCAGATGTTCGCAGCATGGGCAGGACCGCAAGGGGTGTTCGTGGAATTACCATGAAAGGCGATGCCAAAGTGGTTTCTATGTTCATTGCAGAAGAGGGTAATGTCTTGGTTTGCACCGAGAACGGTTACGGCAAGCAAACCAAACTGGAGGAGTTTTCTAGAATCAAGCGATCTGGTCAAGGCGTGATTGCGATTCAAACTTCAGACAGAAATGGTCCGGTGGTTGGCGCATGCCAAGTGCTTGAAGACGATCAAATTATGTTGATCAGTAATGGTGGTACCTTGGTTAGAACTGCAGTCAACGGTATTTCTATTGTAGGTCGAAACACCCAAGGTGTAACCCTTATTCGATTGGCTGACAAGGAGTCTCTGGTCAGTGTGGCTAAAGTCGTGCTTCTCGAAGGTGAAGAGGGTGAGCTTGGCGATGATGGCTCCGCAGTTAATGCCGATGGAGTTGATGCTACTGCTGTAAGTGAATCTGACAGTGATGGTGCAGACTCAGGTGATGCCGATGCGTAA